In the Variovorax sp. S12S4 genome, one interval contains:
- a CDS encoding OBAP family protein, giving the protein MPLRFLLPLALGALLTACGGSNTGSSVESPGAGKSAKTATLEAGAAALQDKPPLDALNAYLDGFHFYSGNMQAQMEAHHYCSVLNEELIQCVIYDGNVKNARIMGVEYIVSERLFKSLPPQEKALWHSHVHEVKSGQLIAPGIPQAAEHELMKKLVGTYGKTFHTWHTDMHKELPTGVPQLMMGFTADGQANADMVAQRDKRFGVDSAEKKKNREDIPAPAIAEGADSWQNGKAVQLADPTGAEPHAGHGAPPPASRTTAIATGCSHRPTARRPTYRSRCNA; this is encoded by the coding sequence ATGCCATTGCGATTTCTCCTTCCGCTTGCCCTGGGCGCACTGCTCACGGCCTGCGGCGGCAGCAACACCGGTTCCAGCGTCGAATCGCCGGGTGCCGGCAAGAGCGCAAAAACCGCCACGCTAGAAGCCGGCGCCGCCGCCCTGCAGGACAAGCCGCCGCTCGATGCGTTGAACGCGTACCTGGACGGCTTTCATTTCTACAGCGGCAACATGCAGGCCCAGATGGAGGCGCACCACTACTGCTCGGTGCTGAACGAAGAGCTGATCCAGTGCGTGATCTACGACGGCAACGTGAAGAACGCGAGGATCATGGGCGTCGAATACATCGTGAGCGAGCGGCTCTTCAAGTCGCTTCCGCCGCAGGAAAAGGCCCTGTGGCACAGCCATGTGCACGAGGTGAAGTCCGGGCAGCTCATCGCGCCCGGCATTCCGCAGGCCGCCGAGCACGAGCTCATGAAGAAACTCGTCGGCACCTACGGCAAGACCTTTCACACCTGGCACACAGACATGCACAAGGAACTCCCTACCGGCGTGCCGCAGCTCATGATGGGATTCACCGCCGACGGCCAAGCCAACGCCGACATGGTGGCGCAGCGCGACAAGCGCTTCGGCGTCGATTCCGCGGAGAAGAAAAAGAACCGCGAGGACATACCCGCTCCCGCCATTGCCGAAGGCGCGGACAGCTGGCAAAACGGCAAGGCGGTGCAGCTTGCGGACCCCACGGGCGCCGAGCCCCACGCTGGGCACGGGGCACCGCCCCCGGCAAGTAGGACGACTGCCATCGCCACAGGGTGCTCGCACCGGCCGACGGCACGTCGTCCGACGTATCGCTCGCGATGCAATGCCTAG